In one Pasteuria penetrans genomic region, the following are encoded:
- the sigH gene encoding RNA polymerase sporulation sigma factor SigH: protein MWEEDKDLVGKARQGDTVALERMMEKYRNFVRSKARCYFLVGADYEDLVQEGMIGLYKAIRDFQGDKPSSFRTFAELCITRQIITAIKKATRQKHIPLNSYVSLDKPAYEHDADRTLYDTLSTSLTNPENVYINREGYNSIRCKIHQVLSELERHVLILYSEGFSYQEIGRELGKHTKAVDNALQRVKKKLGKILG from the coding sequence ATATGGGAGGAGGACAAGGATCTTGTTGGGAAGGCCCGACAGGGTGATACGGTGGCACTGGAGAGAATGATGGAAAAATATCGCAATTTTGTTCGCTCTAAAGCCCGTTGTTACTTTTTAGTTGGGGCCGATTACGAGGATCTTGTACAGGAGGGAATGATTGGATTATACAAGGCAATTCGCGATTTTCAGGGGGATAAGCCCTCCTCCTTCAGGACATTCGCCGAGCTTTGTATCACTAGGCAAATCATTACGGCTATAAAGAAAGCCACTCGCCAGAAGCACATCCCCCTCAACTCCTATGTTTCCCTGGACAAGCCTGCTTATGAACATGATGCAGATCGGACCCTTTATGATACGCTCTCCACATCCCTCACAAATCCAGAAAATGTTTATATAAATAGGGAGGGGTATAATTCCATAAGGTGTAAGATTCATCAAGTTTTGAGTGAGTTGGAGAGGCATGTCCTAATTCTCTATTCGGAGGGGTTTTCCTATCAAGAAATTGGCAGAGAGTTAGGGAAACATACGAAGGCTGTCGATAATGCTCTACAAAGGGTGAAAAAAAAGTTAGGGAAGATTCTGGGGTGA
- the ispD gene encoding 2-C-methyl-D-erythritol 4-phosphate cytidylyltransferase: MIVLAAGQGTRMRAQCSKPFLLLHGEPILLHTLRCFIFHTSIVSIIIVTRPHEIELALQYAPQLPSRLNFRVVSGGCSRRASVAAALAVVETPWVLVHDAVRPFVSKGVLNRLLAVVPQREAVSLGVPAVDTVKEVDQQGRVTYTLPRSKLRMVQTPQLFSTKLLRRAHAANGTSLFTDDASLVEVLGEPVHIIEGDPWNIKLTVPSDLPLAEMMLPIFRSRKEGL, encoded by the coding sequence GTGATTGTATTGGCGGCAGGTCAGGGCACGCGTATGCGGGCGCAATGTAGCAAGCCGTTCCTCTTATTGCATGGGGAACCGATTTTACTTCATACTTTGCGTTGTTTTATTTTCCATACATCCATCGTTAGCATTATAATAGTGACACGGCCCCATGAGATAGAGTTGGCTTTGCAGTATGCTCCTCAGTTGCCCTCACGGCTCAATTTTCGTGTTGTTTCTGGCGGTTGTTCCCGGCGGGCCAGTGTAGCGGCGGCGTTGGCCGTTGTGGAGACGCCTTGGGTACTCGTACACGATGCGGTGCGTCCTTTTGTTTCAAAGGGGGTTCTGAACCGTCTTCTGGCTGTTGTTCCCCAAAGGGAGGCTGTTTCTTTGGGAGTGCCGGCGGTGGATACAGTAAAGGAAGTAGATCAGCAAGGGCGTGTGACCTATACGTTGCCGCGCTCAAAGTTGCGTATGGTCCAAACACCGCAGCTTTTTTCCACAAAATTATTGCGTCGTGCTCATGCTGCTAATGGAACCTCTCTGTTTACTGATGATGCTTCCTTGGTTGAGGTCCTCGGGGAGCCGGTACATATCATAGAAGGGGATCCGTGGAACATTAAGCTGACAGTACCAAGTGATCTTCCGTTGGCTGAAATGATGTTACCTATATTTCGGTCCCGTAAGGAAGGGTTATGA
- a CDS encoding C40 family peptidase: MLSGKCKSFMIGRMVSILVLFSGIGFFPPCGSFMVSAMPESQVYHTESPYSMVQPSQDGVNQDTGTDPGYWPGGYLNEDDIRNEMDSDPTFVERIVNMADRHFGEDSDAALTIRRYLYGLKKGFTKMLGKGESYSNDSGVRRCLRGEGKRLIGTSHSKIDCSSLVQQVARKCLGKNIPRTAQEQSRTGKSIPVSSIKNGGVRDGDIISCSESHSLNHITHSGICLMDDNGTVYVLHCPDNGVRIQKLLGNPKTKWIMDTLMCVHRVL, translated from the coding sequence ATGTTATCAGGGAAATGCAAGAGTTTCATGATAGGTAGAATGGTATCGATCCTAGTCTTGTTCAGCGGGATCGGTTTCTTCCCCCCTTGTGGATCGTTCATGGTAAGTGCAATGCCAGAATCACAGGTTTACCACACAGAGTCACCGTATTCCATGGTACAACCGTCTCAGGATGGGGTAAATCAGGATACAGGAACCGATCCGGGGTATTGGCCCGGTGGTTATCTGAATGAGGATGATATACGCAACGAGATGGATAGCGATCCTACCTTTGTGGAGCGGATTGTGAACATGGCGGATCGTCATTTTGGGGAAGACTCTGATGCCGCTCTGACGATCCGAAGGTATCTATATGGCTTAAAGAAAGGATTTACCAAAATGCTTGGTAAGGGTGAAAGTTATTCCAATGACTCGGGGGTGAGAAGGTGTCTCAGGGGCGAAGGAAAAAGACTCATAGGGACATCTCATAGTAAAATAGACTGTTCCTCCTTGGTGCAGCAGGTGGCAAGAAAATGCCTGGGAAAGAACATACCCCGCACAGCACAGGAACAGTCAAGAACTGGCAAATCGATTCCCGTCAGTAGTATAAAGAATGGCGGTGTAAGAGACGGGGATATCATTTCTTGCAGCGAAAGTCATAGTCTCAACCATATTACCCACTCGGGGATTTGTCTGATGGATGACAACGGAACTGTTTACGTTTTGCATTGTCCTGACAACGGGGTTCGGATTCAAAAGTTGTTGGGGAATCCGAAAACGAAATGGATTATGGATACGCTGATGTGTGTGCACAGGGTGCTGTAA
- the pssA gene encoding CDP-diacylglycerol--serine O-phosphatidyltransferase translates to MLRTIFQRLWAQKMVRALPNLLTVGNLCLGVAAILLTIHGDRLYEAFFSVLAGMLLDGLDGKAARMFNTESSFGERLDSLSDVITFGVAPGVMVYAAALDQAGPIGVIAPIVFIACGAVRLARFHTQPSPVGWFKGLPIPAAGAALAALSLEAEHEGVGSYSLVMGTFFLAFLMVSTIRYTKIRRFRLHVTSLCISLALLACLAVSAVSYPGSFPRVVLVLLVFYIFYGIARTFRRRFRGGDEEPAEEWK, encoded by the coding sequence ATGCTTCGCACGATTTTTCAGCGGCTATGGGCACAGAAAATGGTGCGGGCGCTGCCAAACCTCTTAACGGTCGGGAACCTATGCCTAGGTGTGGCTGCTATTCTGCTGACTATCCATGGAGACCGTTTATACGAGGCATTCTTTTCTGTTTTGGCGGGTATGTTGTTGGACGGACTTGATGGTAAGGCGGCTCGTATGTTCAATACGGAGAGTTCTTTTGGTGAGAGATTGGACTCCCTATCCGATGTGATTACGTTCGGTGTTGCTCCCGGTGTCATGGTTTATGCGGCGGCTCTGGATCAGGCCGGACCTATCGGTGTCATAGCCCCCATTGTGTTTATTGCTTGTGGTGCCGTGCGATTGGCTCGTTTTCATACTCAGCCTTCGCCTGTTGGCTGGTTCAAAGGATTGCCTATTCCTGCCGCTGGTGCCGCCTTGGCGGCTCTGTCCTTGGAGGCTGAACACGAGGGGGTGGGTTCTTATTCGCTGGTGATGGGTACGTTTTTCCTTGCTTTTTTGATGGTTAGCACTATTCGTTATACCAAGATTAGGCGTTTTCGTCTCCACGTTACCAGCCTGTGCATTTCGTTAGCTCTTTTAGCTTGTCTCGCTGTTTCGGCAGTATCCTATCCTGGTTCTTTTCCAAGGGTCGTTCTTGTACTACTCGTCTTTTATATTTTTTATGGTATAGCCCGTACTTTTCGTCGTCGTTTCCGTGGTGGGGATGAGGAACCGGCTGAGGAATGGAAGTGA
- a CDS encoding PIN/TRAM domain-containing protein, which translates to MLKRLIQLTCILIGVSTGYYAGRGLFDWLHGSFGVVGVPKPEWIGALLGTVLAILVAARFSRYLIRWLAWHEERLVRIPAAEVMFGALGLIVGLVVAVLTTVPVLLPILREIPLPGFDRGFLPLLFACLFTALLGYLGWCAGYKKHEEWLSLFRFDGDRRNGKESQYGNGGTGDHKILDTSVVIDGRIADICRTGFLDGTLVIPSFVLEELQHIADSSDVLKRNRGRRGLDILNRIQKELDVDVLIYEGDFEDPAEVDSKLIKLAKILRGKVVTNDFNLNKVCELQGVQVLNINDLANAVKPIVLPGEEINVQVIKDGKEHGQGVAYLDDGTMIVIEGGRDHIGDRIDVLVTSVLQTSAGRMIFAKPKLLERVL; encoded by the coding sequence GTGTTGAAACGTTTGATTCAGTTGACATGCATCCTTATAGGTGTGTCCACTGGTTACTATGCAGGACGGGGCCTCTTCGATTGGTTGCACGGTTCGTTTGGGGTAGTGGGAGTTCCTAAGCCCGAGTGGATCGGTGCTCTGCTCGGTACCGTGTTGGCCATTTTGGTGGCTGCTCGGTTTTCCAGGTACCTGATCCGTTGGCTTGCCTGGCATGAGGAACGTTTGGTGCGTATTCCAGCGGCGGAGGTTATGTTTGGTGCCTTGGGGCTCATTGTTGGACTTGTCGTGGCTGTGCTCACCACGGTGCCTGTTTTGTTGCCCATCTTGCGTGAAATACCCTTACCGGGTTTCGACCGTGGTTTTTTGCCTCTTTTGTTTGCTTGTTTGTTCACCGCTCTTCTTGGTTATCTCGGATGGTGTGCGGGCTATAAGAAGCATGAGGAATGGTTATCTCTTTTTCGGTTTGATGGTGATAGACGGAATGGTAAAGAGTCGCAATATGGAAATGGTGGGACAGGGGATCATAAGATTCTAGATACCAGTGTGGTGATTGATGGTCGGATTGCTGATATTTGTCGTACGGGTTTTTTAGATGGCACATTGGTTATCCCGAGTTTTGTGCTGGAGGAATTGCAGCACATTGCTGATTCCTCTGACGTGCTGAAGAGAAATCGTGGGAGGAGGGGTCTTGACATTCTCAATCGGATTCAGAAGGAACTCGATGTGGATGTATTGATTTACGAGGGTGATTTCGAGGATCCAGCGGAAGTTGATAGCAAATTGATCAAGCTCGCAAAAATTCTCCGTGGTAAGGTGGTTACCAACGATTTCAATCTCAACAAGGTTTGCGAGTTGCAGGGTGTTCAGGTTCTCAATATCAATGATTTAGCCAACGCTGTGAAACCGATCGTGTTGCCGGGTGAGGAAATCAATGTTCAGGTTATCAAGGACGGCAAGGAACATGGACAAGGTGTAGCTTATCTCGACGATGGCACTATGATTGTCATTGAGGGTGGTCGTGACCACATCGGGGACAGGATTGATGTATTGGTTACCAGTGTATTGCAGACATCAGCGGGCAGAATGATCTTTGCTAAGCCCAAACTCCTAGAAAGGGTGTTATGA
- the cysS gene encoding cysteine--tRNA ligase, with protein sequence MALHVHNTLSQRRELFTPVAPANLKMYVCGPTVYNYIHIGNARVFVFFDVVRRYLRSCDYEVLYVQNFTDFDDRLLASSLREGVPVREIANRYIEAYFEDMDALGVERADVHPRASDHVEGMIEAVRDLLAGGAAYISGGDVYFRAQEFPGYGKLAHQPLEELRMGARIEPGDKKENAFDFALWKASPRQELGWETPWGYGRPGWHIECSVMVRRYLGDTIDIHAGGEDLCFPHHENERAQSESWTGEPFVRYWLHNAFVMLQGEKMAKSVGNTASVVELREKYDPLVLRYLLLSVHYRRPLQFSEEALVQAVSSVGRLREAMVHLRERRSSATKEGVADAGLVRDLEALHTRFMEAMDDDFHTANAISVLFAAVRLGNRFLCQGDVTVASLEALDVWFTRHAGEVLGLLPGGQMGDSPSEEIQKQIDARRKAREAGNFVEADAIRTALLKEGIALEDTPQGVRWKRV encoded by the coding sequence ATGGCATTGCATGTTCACAATACATTGTCCCAGCGGAGGGAGTTGTTTACACCGGTGGCCCCCGCGAATCTGAAGATGTATGTTTGTGGGCCAACTGTTTACAATTATATCCATATTGGGAATGCGCGTGTTTTTGTTTTTTTTGACGTAGTACGCCGCTACCTACGAAGTTGCGATTATGAGGTTCTGTATGTGCAGAATTTTACGGATTTCGATGATCGTCTGTTGGCTTCCTCCTTACGTGAAGGGGTCCCTGTTCGTGAGATTGCCAATCGGTACATAGAGGCGTATTTTGAGGATATGGATGCATTGGGAGTGGAACGTGCTGATGTACATCCCCGTGCCTCCGATCATGTAGAAGGCATGATAGAGGCGGTTCGCGACCTTCTTGCGGGAGGGGCTGCCTATATTTCGGGAGGGGATGTATACTTCCGGGCACAGGAATTCCCTGGATATGGTAAGTTGGCCCACCAGCCCCTGGAGGAATTGCGGATGGGCGCACGGATAGAGCCTGGGGATAAGAAGGAGAATGCATTTGACTTTGCCCTCTGGAAGGCATCCCCCAGGCAAGAATTGGGTTGGGAGACACCATGGGGTTATGGGCGTCCGGGTTGGCATATCGAATGTTCTGTGATGGTTCGTCGTTATCTTGGCGATACGATCGATATTCACGCCGGGGGCGAGGATCTTTGCTTCCCTCACCATGAAAATGAACGTGCTCAAAGCGAGTCCTGGACAGGGGAGCCTTTTGTTCGGTATTGGTTACACAATGCTTTTGTCATGTTGCAGGGCGAGAAGATGGCGAAATCGGTAGGAAATACTGCCAGTGTAGTTGAGTTGCGGGAGAAGTATGACCCCCTGGTATTGCGATATTTATTGTTGTCGGTGCACTATCGTCGTCCCCTGCAGTTCAGTGAGGAGGCCTTAGTGCAGGCGGTGAGTAGTGTGGGTCGTCTGCGGGAGGCTATGGTCCACCTGCGGGAACGTCGTTCATCTGCTACGAAGGAGGGGGTTGCAGATGCGGGATTGGTGAGAGATTTGGAGGCTCTGCATACCCGGTTTATGGAGGCTATGGATGACGATTTTCATACGGCTAATGCAATCAGTGTTTTATTTGCTGCGGTTCGTTTGGGTAATCGTTTTCTTTGTCAGGGGGATGTAACGGTGGCTTCTCTGGAGGCCCTGGATGTATGGTTCACACGGCATGCAGGTGAGGTATTGGGCTTATTGCCGGGGGGGCAAATGGGGGATTCCCCTTCGGAGGAAATTCAGAAGCAGATTGATGCGCGTCGGAAGGCGAGGGAAGCGGGCAATTTTGTGGAGGCGGATGCGATTCGTACAGCCTTGCTGAAGGAGGGTATCGCGTTGGAGGATACACCACAGGGTGTGCGTTGGAAGAGGGTATGA
- the disA gene encoding DNA integrity scanning diadenylate cyclase DisA: MSKPTTKAVNEILCLIAPGTPFRDGLENVLAAGTGALIVVGCDERVEEILDGGFHLDCPFSPAYLYELAKMDGAIILDKEINRILYANAQLVPHSSVLSTETGIRHRTAERTAKQTGHLVVSISQRRSVITLYKGIFRYALHDLSVILSKTNQALQTLEKYTAALACANERLTALELGELVTINEVAIVLQRVEMVLRVKREIEVYISELGIEGRLIRMQLEELVAGVEEEARLLVEDYGSVSYKECPQDTLDRLRRLTADELLERHRVARTLGLEVGTNFQDQFVQSRGYRLLNKIHCLPVHIMRKLVDSFDNLSQILACSVGKLESVEGIGAVRGRAIKEGLRRIQEQILLDRR; this comes from the coding sequence GTGTCGAAACCAACCACAAAGGCAGTCAATGAGATTTTGTGTTTGATCGCTCCAGGTACCCCCTTCCGTGATGGTTTGGAAAATGTGCTTGCCGCTGGAACAGGGGCCTTGATTGTTGTCGGTTGTGACGAGCGGGTGGAGGAGATTTTGGATGGAGGATTTCATCTAGATTGCCCTTTTTCACCGGCCTATCTTTACGAATTGGCGAAAATGGATGGGGCTATTATTCTAGACAAGGAAATCAATCGTATCTTGTATGCTAATGCCCAGCTTGTACCCCATAGCTCTGTGCTTTCAACTGAGACGGGTATTCGCCATCGGACAGCGGAACGCACGGCCAAACAAACAGGGCATCTTGTAGTTTCTATTTCCCAACGTCGTAGTGTGATTACACTCTATAAAGGAATTTTTCGTTATGCTTTGCATGATTTGAGTGTTATTCTATCCAAAACAAATCAGGCATTACAAACCTTGGAGAAGTATACGGCAGCTTTAGCGTGTGCTAATGAGCGGCTTACTGCCCTTGAACTGGGGGAGCTTGTTACGATCAACGAGGTAGCAATTGTCCTGCAACGGGTTGAAATGGTGTTGCGGGTAAAACGAGAGATCGAGGTTTATATTTCTGAGTTGGGGATCGAAGGTCGATTGATTCGGATGCAACTTGAGGAGTTAGTGGCGGGGGTGGAGGAGGAAGCCAGGTTGTTGGTTGAGGATTACGGGTCTGTTTCCTATAAGGAGTGTCCTCAGGATACACTGGATCGCCTTCGTCGTCTGACGGCGGATGAGTTATTGGAACGACATAGGGTAGCCCGTACTTTGGGTTTGGAGGTGGGAACGAATTTCCAGGATCAATTTGTGCAATCGCGCGGGTACCGACTTCTGAATAAAATTCATTGTTTACCTGTTCATATTATGAGAAAATTAGTTGATTCATTCGATAATCTGTCACAGATACTTGCCTGCAGTGTAGGGAAGCTAGAATCAGTAGAGGGTATCGGGGCTGTGCGGGGGCGTGCTATCAAGGAGGGTTTGCGCCGTATTCAGGAGCAGATTTTGCTGGATCGTAGGTAA
- the radA gene encoding DNA repair protein RadA — protein sequence MGKRVKIQYICQDCDYVSPKWVGRCPGCSAWNTMAESTVVGEKIGVQPIPGEKPVAIPVTEIRQQDTDVQRWETGLPELDRVLGGGLVPGSLVLVGGDPGVGKSTLWLQVASSLARGGHGVLYVSGEESVSQLGWRAERLSALHESLRIGAEVEMGRIRTLVDTYHPHVMIIDSIQTMVADDVGGLPGSVVQIRACTGFLLRLAKGCGIATIVVGHVTKAGELAGPRLLEHMVDAVLYLEGDRHRSDRLLRSVKNRFGSTCELGIFAMRSEGFIGIPNPSERLLADRPLQTSGTAIVAALEGTRPLLVELQGLVAPTRLAAPRRTATGLDVQRLHLLVAVLEKRLGISLQQRDVFFNVVGGLTLSEPAVDLAAAIALISSARDEPTRVYDAFLGEIGLTGEIRGISRIEVRLAELTHMGFQRAIVPMANYRELDGAQGLQMVGTTTLEEAARVAFEG from the coding sequence GTGGGCAAGAGGGTAAAAATTCAGTATATTTGTCAAGATTGTGACTATGTCTCACCCAAGTGGGTGGGGAGATGTCCGGGCTGCTCAGCATGGAACACTATGGCGGAGAGTACAGTTGTAGGAGAAAAAATAGGTGTACAACCAATACCTGGCGAGAAACCCGTAGCTATTCCGGTTACGGAGATTCGGCAGCAAGATACAGACGTACAGCGTTGGGAAACGGGTTTGCCCGAGCTGGATCGGGTCTTAGGCGGGGGTTTAGTCCCAGGGTCTCTTGTACTGGTAGGTGGGGATCCCGGTGTGGGTAAGTCTACTCTCTGGTTGCAGGTGGCGTCTAGTCTAGCCCGTGGGGGGCATGGTGTTTTGTATGTCTCCGGGGAGGAGTCGGTGTCCCAATTGGGTTGGCGTGCTGAACGCCTTTCTGCCCTTCATGAGTCTCTCCGAATCGGTGCAGAGGTCGAGATGGGACGGATACGTACGCTAGTGGATACTTACCATCCCCATGTTATGATTATTGATTCTATTCAAACCATGGTTGCGGATGATGTGGGTGGTTTACCAGGAAGCGTTGTGCAGATACGCGCCTGTACAGGGTTTCTACTCCGGCTCGCGAAGGGTTGTGGGATAGCAACTATTGTCGTTGGTCATGTGACCAAGGCGGGTGAACTGGCAGGTCCGAGACTATTGGAACATATGGTGGATGCCGTGCTTTATCTTGAGGGTGATCGGCATCGTAGCGATCGATTGCTCCGTTCTGTCAAAAACCGATTTGGTTCTACTTGTGAGTTAGGGATTTTTGCTATGCGTTCGGAGGGTTTTATCGGGATCCCCAATCCATCGGAACGTTTGTTGGCGGATCGACCGTTACAAACATCGGGTACAGCTATTGTGGCTGCTCTAGAAGGAACACGGCCGCTTCTGGTGGAACTACAGGGGTTGGTAGCTCCTACGAGATTGGCCGCACCACGTCGTACTGCTACAGGTTTGGATGTACAGAGGCTTCATCTGTTGGTGGCCGTACTGGAGAAGCGACTTGGTATATCGCTTCAGCAGCGAGATGTTTTTTTCAATGTTGTGGGGGGGTTGACCCTGTCGGAACCTGCTGTCGATTTAGCTGCAGCGATTGCGCTCATTTCTAGTGCTCGGGATGAACCCACACGGGTATATGATGCCTTTCTCGGTGAAATAGGTCTCACGGGTGAAATTCGTGGTATAAGCCGTATAGAGGTTCGTTTAGCGGAGTTGACGCACATGGGCTTTCAGCGTGCGATTGTACCTATGGCTAATTACCGCGAACTAGATGGGGCCCAGGGTTTGCAAATGGTGGGGACGACTACCCTGGAGGAAGCAGCCCGGGTAGCGTTTGAGGGGTGA
- a CDS encoding CarD family transcriptional regulator: protein MFKVGDKVVYPMHGAGVIECIEESEVLGERRRYYVVHMPIGDMKVMVPTESVANIGLRDVVDSSIADEVLSRLRTRGDADTSNWNRRYRANLDKIKGGDIFDVADVVRSLTARDEEKGLSTGERKMLENATQILVSELVLAGGLKKEKVFALIHGSIATSFVE from the coding sequence GTGTTTAAAGTGGGTGATAAGGTTGTGTACCCGATGCATGGTGCTGGTGTGATTGAGTGCATAGAGGAATCGGAAGTTTTGGGGGAGCGTCGGAGGTATTATGTTGTGCATATGCCTATAGGCGATATGAAGGTTATGGTACCTACAGAGAGTGTGGCCAACATAGGGTTGCGTGATGTTGTGGACTCGTCCATTGCGGATGAGGTTTTGAGCCGGCTTCGTACACGGGGTGATGCGGATACGAGTAACTGGAATCGACGGTACCGGGCCAATCTCGATAAAATAAAGGGCGGTGACATTTTTGATGTAGCAGATGTTGTTCGAAGTCTGACTGCTCGGGACGAGGAAAAAGGTCTCTCCACTGGAGAACGAAAAATGTTGGAGAATGCTACACAAATTTTGGTTAGTGAACTGGTGTTGGCAGGGGGGCTGAAGAAGGAAAAAGTTTTTGCACTCATTCATGGTAGTATTGCGACAAGTTTTGTAGAATGA
- the rlmB gene encoding 23S rRNA (guanosine(2251)-2'-O)-methyltransferase RlmB has translation MDTGVEFMGVSDDSRLLTTDWLVGRHAVTEAFHGGVAMEKIVVAAEIPPARWHSLQRLASQRSVPWQRVPKAWLDKLGQELGQRHQGVAARISSVLSTPIETMWERAKKSDLPPLFLLLDGVQDPHNLGAILRTAAAVGVHGVVIPKRRATGLTRAVLETSLGAVAHVPIARVANLRQKAFWLRKRGVWILGADVKASEGIYDRLASTFGSVPLALLIGGEGRGLRPSLRTCCDHLYRIPMRSPIASLNVSVATALFLYAVRYGHSKGDTDLLEGEKNT, from the coding sequence ATGGATACGGGAGTGGAATTCATGGGAGTGAGTGATGATTCGAGGTTGCTGACAACCGATTGGTTGGTGGGTAGGCATGCCGTTACCGAGGCGTTTCACGGAGGGGTGGCGATGGAAAAGATAGTGGTGGCGGCGGAAATTCCCCCTGCCCGCTGGCATTCACTGCAACGGTTAGCATCCCAACGCAGTGTTCCCTGGCAAAGGGTTCCCAAGGCTTGGTTGGACAAGCTCGGTCAGGAATTGGGGCAGAGACATCAGGGGGTAGCAGCACGCATTTCATCCGTACTTTCTACCCCTATCGAGACGATGTGGGAAAGAGCGAAGAAGTCGGATCTGCCCCCCCTCTTTTTGCTGTTGGATGGGGTTCAGGATCCCCACAATCTGGGGGCTATTTTGCGTACAGCGGCTGCAGTAGGTGTGCATGGGGTCGTGATCCCAAAGCGTCGCGCCACGGGTTTGACCCGTGCGGTTCTAGAAACTTCCCTTGGTGCTGTTGCCCATGTTCCTATCGCTAGGGTAGCTAATTTGAGGCAGAAGGCTTTCTGGTTGAGGAAAAGGGGTGTATGGATTTTAGGGGCTGATGTAAAGGCATCGGAGGGCATTTATGATAGATTGGCTTCTACCTTTGGGTCCGTGCCTCTAGCTCTTTTGATTGGTGGAGAGGGTAGGGGTCTCCGGCCTTCCCTGCGAACCTGTTGCGATCATTTATATAGAATTCCTATGCGGTCTCCCATTGCCTCTCTCAATGTTTCTGTTGCTACGGCACTTTTTCTTTATGCTGTTCGTTATGGGCATTCGAAAGGGGATACGGATCTGCTGGAAGGGGAGAAGAACACTTAG
- the ispF gene encoding 2-C-methyl-D-erythritol 2,4-cyclodiphosphate synthase — translation MKVVPWRIGHGFDVHALADGHSLVLGGVRIPYPQGLVGHSDADVLLHAITDALLGALAIGDLGTHFPPTDPAYKNCDSCLLLCHAQRLVTESQYAIMNIDSTIMVERPLLQPFIDSMRMRIAEQLGLQMMQVSVKATTTERLGFVGRCEGIAAEAVVLLMAETAQTEGDR, via the coding sequence ATGAAGGTGGTACCATGGCGAATTGGACATGGTTTTGATGTGCACGCGTTGGCGGATGGGCATTCATTGGTTCTAGGTGGTGTGCGGATTCCCTATCCCCAGGGTTTAGTAGGTCATTCGGATGCTGACGTACTCCTTCATGCGATTACAGATGCCCTATTGGGTGCTCTGGCTATAGGGGATTTAGGAACGCATTTTCCACCTACGGACCCAGCATATAAGAACTGCGACAGCTGTTTGTTGCTATGTCATGCACAACGTTTGGTGACTGAGAGCCAATATGCCATTATGAATATTGATTCTACCATTATGGTCGAAAGGCCATTGCTACAACCTTTTATTGATTCCATGCGTATGAGGATAGCGGAACAGCTTGGCCTCCAGATGATGCAGGTGAGTGTTAAGGCAACCACCACGGAACGATTGGGTTTTGTGGGGCGGTGTGAGGGGATTGCAGCTGAGGCCGTGGTGCTGCTTATGGCGGAGACGGCCCAGACGGAAGGGGACAGATAA